From the Colletotrichum lupini chromosome 10, complete sequence genome, one window contains:
- a CDS encoding DDHD domain-containing protein: MAPGGADRKPEKSYLSSAVDSINPWAGSRSSTPTPKDPPPQPVPVPTSRPGDHSITHLYGQSIKTYPSDCPPLNVLWYHATDVPKRKPQFLRDKAKPAEDAKPPIQPKKFLPFSKLDSRAIETAYQRLLEDSEKRRGERSLRNVSSGSKRGRQNTDDEGAHSSVETSPEGTQTPKTRVPVNEDYLFDVDIENRELGPVYWLGPVYEVRRGTWFYDEGSSLRPCEENLASQLEEGYLKVKPWTYPKPRVRNDPKNKDPKAKDVTPKASVENLKAAAATTPTTDGSLKSPGPQNQHQPSSHRLFGAWMNNIATYQDAGTAWLTSDSMLSWVTSTMYERFSGGGYMSGVKLVRGYSDVAKNKKQQKQPATPTDPTATPQLDEKQQKLLKRRSAPPSSRPSQSTDEISLLEEEDGRENSLQRQISSLMEGAERNQEEQEEEIRKREEKEIENDYNGQLGETQGREIEHLVLVTHGIGQLLGIRMESVNFVHDVNILRKNIKSVYSSSADLRALYSELEDGPRNCRVQVLPVCWRHLLDFPKRREKKKEQDIGDGAQDEDEYPSLEDITIEGVAFARSLISDLALDVLLYQSAYREQISEIVLKESNRIFKLFMERNPEFKGKVHVVGHSLGSAIMFDILCRQKEKQKTLETPRNPLRFWPAQEKMEAHRDREANELRFEFDVEDFYCLGSPVGLFQMLKGRTIAARHLPNSRPSESPLNPDLMDDPFLAANPASPTHRVSAITGLPYSVSSPKVSQLFNVFHPSDPISYRLEPLISPAMSSLKPQVLPYTKKGIFGNVAQQGLSGIGMKVGQSVSGLWSSLSAGIASNILNRSLGLTNEDVAKMNSANSPQQVSGAGTNIADSGVISDVSKLGEKTNERKKQLADSKSMIGRTSISGNEMTLIDDELETLYSKFQEKRVALAKTDDDGGAADWLEAERKAQKLRREEMKVRALNRNGRVDYSIQESVLDFNPMNTIASHMSYWSDEDVSHFILSQLLSNRSRADRK; the protein is encoded by the exons ATGGCTCCCGGCGGTGCTGACCGCAAACCAGAAAAGTCCTACCTCTCGTCCGCTGTCGACTCCATCAACCCTTGGGCCGGCAGCCGGAGTTCAACACCGACGCCCAAGGATCCTCCTCCACAGCCCGTGCCCGTCCCGACATCCCGTCCTGGCGATCACAGCATCACCCACTTATACGGCCAGAGCATCAAGACCTACCCCTCCGACTGCCCTCCACTGAACGTCCTTTGGTACCACGCAACTGAT GTTCCCAAGCGCAAACCACAATTCCTCCGAGACAAAGCGAAGCCTGCCGAAGATGCCAAGCCCCCGATCCAGCCAAAGAAATTTTTGCCATTTTCCAAGCTAGATTCTCGTGCAATCGAGACGGCGTACCAGCGTTTGTTGGAGGATTCAGAGAAGCGAAGAGGAGAACGATCGTTGCGCAACGTTTCGTCCGGCTCCAAACGTGGTCGCCAGAATACCGACGATGAGGGCGCGCACAGCAGCGTAGAGACCAGCCCGGAGGGTACCCAGACCCCCAAAACGCGCGTTCCCGTGAACGAGGACTACCTCTTTGATGTCGATATCGAAAACCGGGAGCTGGGCCCGGTCTACTGGCTGGGCCCTGTGTACGAAGTGCGTCGCGGCACCTGGTTCTACGACGAGGGTTCGTCTTTGCGGCCATGCGAGGAGAACCTAGCTTCTCAGCTGGAGGAGGGGTATCTCAAGGTCAAGCCATGGACATATCCCAAGCCGCGAGTTCGCAACGACCCGAAGAACAAGGACCCCAAAGCCAAGGATGTGACGCCCAAAGCGTCCGTCGAGAATCTCAAGGCCGCAGCAGCTACAACTCCTACGACCGACGGGAGCCTAAAGTCGCCGGGGCCGCAGAACCAACACCAGCCCTCTTCGCATCGCTTGTTTGGCGCCTGGATGAATAACATCGCGACATATCAAGATGCAGGCACCGCGTGGCTCACCTCAGACAGCATGCTCTCATGGGTGACGTCAACCATGTATGAGAGATTCTCGGGCGGTGGTTACATGAGCGGTGTCAAGCTGGTCAGGGGCTACTCTGACGTGGCAAAGAACAAAAAACAACAGAAACAGCCGGCGACGCCAACCGACCCTACCGCAACCCCGCAGCTGGATGAGAAGCAGCAGAAACTGCTCAAGAGGAGGTCTGCGCCACCATCTTCCAGGCCGTCGCAGTCAACCGACGAGATATCTCTGCTGGAGGAGGAAGATGGCAGGGAAAATTCCCTCCAACGGCAGATCTCCTCGCTGATGGAAGGGGCTGAGCGTAACCAGGAGGAACAAGAAGAGGAGATTCGGAAAagagaggaaaaggaaatcgAAAACGACTACAACGGTCAGCTTGGCGAAACCCAAGGGCGAGAAATTGAACATTTGGTACTAGTCACTCACGGTATCGGTCAGCTCCTCGGCATACG CATGGAGAGCGTGAACTTCGTCCACGATGTCAACATTTTGCGCAAGAACATCAAATCGGTCTATTCCAGCTCTGCTGACTTGAGGGCACTCTACTCGGAGCTGGAAGACGGCCCTCGAAACTGCCGTGTGCAGGTTTTGCCAGTGTGCTGGAGACACCTGCTCGATTTCCCCAAGAGacgggaaaagaaaaaggaacAAGATATTGGTGACGGTGCCCAAGACGAGGACGAAT ACCCCTCCTTAGAGGACATCACCATCGAAGGCGTGGCGTTTGCCAGGTCTTTGATATCCGACCTTGCGCTAGATGTTCTCCTGTATCAGAGTGCATACCGAGAACAGATCTCAGAGATTGTGCTGAAGGAGTCGAACCGTATCTTCAAGTTGTTCATGGAACGGAACCCAGAGTTCAAGGGCAAGGTCCATGTTGTTGGCCATTCCCTCGGCTCGGCCATCATGTTTGATATCTTGTGCCGGCAAAAGGAGAAGCAAAAGACGTTGGAAACCCCTCGGAATCCCCTCCGATTCTGGCCGGCACAAGAAAAGATGGAGGCCCATCGGGATCGAGAAGCCAATGAGCTGCGATTTGAGTTCGACGTGGAAGATTTCTATTGCCTTGGGTCTCCGGTGGGGTTGTTCCAGATGCTCAAGGGACG GACAATCGCGGCTCGCCACTTGCCCAACTCCCGGCCATCAGAAAGCCCCCTGAACCCGGATTTGATGGACGACCCATTCCTCGCCGCGAATCCAGCTTCTCCTACGCATCGTGTTTCCGCAATCACCGGCCTCCCCTATTCTGTCTCGTCTCCAAAGGTTTCGCAGCTGTTCAACGTCTTTCATCCGTCAGATCCAATCAGCTACCGTCTCGAGCCCCTGATTTCGCCTGCAATGTCCTCCCTGAAGCCACAAGTTTTGCCGTACACCAAGAAGGGCATCTTTGGCAACGTGGCGCAACAAGGCCTCTCGGGCATCGGTATGAAAGTTGGTCAGAGTGTCAGTGGGCTATGGTCTAGCTTGAGTGCAGGCATAGCAAGCAACATTCTGAATCGCAGCCTCGGTCTCACCAACGAGGACGTAGCCAAGATGAACTCGGCCAACTCGCCACAGCAGGTGTCAGGAGCAGGCACGAACATTGCAGACAGCGGCGTAATTTCGGATGTGTCGAAGCTTGGGGAAAAGACGAATGAACGAAAGAAGCAGCTGGCGGACTCCAAGTCGATGATTGGCCGTACCAGCATCAGCGGGAATGAGATGACGCTGATTGACGACGAGCTCGAGACGTTGTATTCCAAGTTCCAGGAGAAGCGGGTGGCACTGGCCAAGACGGACGACGACGGCGGCGCCGCGGACTGGCTCGAGGCAGAGCGTAAGGCGCAGAAGCTGCGGCGGGAGGAGATGAAAGTCCGGGCCCTGAATCGCAACGGGCGCGTCGATTACAGCATTCAAGA GAGCGTCCTCGACTTCAACCCCATGAACACGATTGCGTCGCACATGAGTTACTGGTCTGACGAGGATGTCAGCCACTTTATCCTTTCCCAACTTCTCTCTAATAGAAGCCGAGCAGACCGAAAGTAG